The genomic interval TCAGTTCTTCCATGTTCTCTCCCCCTTACTTTCCAACAGTCTTGCTGCCGGCGTGGCCGCGGAACGTGCGCGTGGGCGCGAACTCGCCCAGCTTATGTCCGACCATGTCCTCGGTCACATAGACCGGAACGTGACGGCGGCCGTCATGGACAGCGATGGTGTGGCCGACAAAGGACGGGAAGATCGTGGAGGAACGGCTCCAGGTCTTGATGACCTTCTTCTCGCCGGCCTTGTTCATTTCATCGACCCGCTTCAGCAGCTCGGGAGCGGCAAACGGGCCTTTCTTAACACTTCTGCTCATTACCTATTCCCTCCTTACTTCGCGTTGCGGCGCTTGACAATGAACTTGTCGGTCGCATTCTTCTTCTTGCGGGTCTTGTAACCCATCGCCGGCTTGCCCCACGGGGTGACCGGGCCGGGACGGCCGACAGGCGCTTTGCCTTCGCCGCCGCCGTGCGGGTGGTCGCACGGGTTCATGACAGAACCGCGGACAGTCGGGCGGATGCCCATGTGGCGTTTGCGGCCGGCCTTGCCGACGGCGATGTTGGCATGGTCAACATTGCCGACCTGGCCGATGCAGGCGATGCAGTTGAGGCGGACCTTGCGGTACTCGCCGGAGGGGAGACGGACGGTAGCCATGCCGTTTTCCTTCGCCATGAGCTGCGCGGCGACGCCCGCGGAGCGGACCAGCTGCGCGCCCTTGCCGGGGTAGAGCTCGATGTTGTGGATAACGGTGCCGACCGGGATGTTGGCCAGCGGCAGGGCGTTGCCCGGCTTGATGTCCGCCGCGGCGGAGGACAGGACGGTGTCGCCCACGTTCAGGCCGACAGGGGCCAGAATGTAGCGGCGCTCGCCGTCGGTGTACTCGACCAGGGCGATATAAGCGCTGCGGTTCGGATCGTACTCCAGGCGCAGGACGGTAGCAGGCACGTCCATCTTGTCGCGCTTGAAGTCGATGACGCGGTACTTTTTGCGGTTGCCGCCGCCCTGATGGCGGACGGTGATGCGGCCGTAGCTGTTGCGGCCGGAGTGCTTCTTGAGGACCTCCACGAGCTCCTTCTGCGGCTTGGCGTGCTTATCGACACCGTCGAAGCCGGAAACGGACATATGTCTGCGGGAAGGCGTGGTGGGTTTATAGGTTTTAATCGACATTGTTCAATTCCTCCCTTACACCATGCCCTCGAAGATCTCGATGTTCTTCGAATCAGCGGACAGTTTCACAACGGCCTTCTTGCCGGTGGCGGTCATGCCGGAGGGATTGGCGCCGACGCGCTTCTCCTTGGCACGGATCGTCGCGGTGGTGACCTTGATGACCTTCACGTCAAAGATCTCCTCGATGGCCTTTTTGATCTCGATCTTGCCGGCGTCCTTGGCGACTTCGAACGTGTACTTTTTGATGTCGAGGTCTTCCATGGACTGCTCGGTGATGATGGGACGGATAATGACATCGTAAGCGGTTCTCATTATGCGTACACCTCCTCGATTTTCTGGAGCGCAGCCTTGTCAACGACCAGGACGCGGTGCGTCAGGATCATATAGGGGCTGAGGATGGTGGCGATGGTGCTGCTCACGCCGGGGATGTTGCGGGAGCTCTTGACGAGCTTCTCGTCGACCTGCTCGGTCACGAGCAGAGCCTTGCCGTCGGCGCCGATCTTGGTCAGGAACGCCTTGACGGGGGCGGTCTTGATCTCCTCGACGGCCATGCCGTCCACGACGAGGATCTCGCCGGCAGCGGCCTTGGCGCTCAGCGCGCTCTTGAGGGCCAGTCTCTTGACCTTCTTGTTGAGCGTGTAGCTGTAGTCGCGCGGCTTCGGCGCAAACGCGACGCCGCCGTGGGTCCACACCGGGCTGCCCTTGTAGCCGGCGCGTGCGCGGCCGGTGCCCTTCTGGCGCCAGGGCTTGGCGGTGGAGTAGGAAACCTCGCCCTTGGTCAGCGCGCTCTGCGTGCCCTGACGGCAGTTGGCCAGGTGGTTCTTCACGGAGTCGTGCAGGACGGACTCGTTGGGCTCAACACCGAAAACGGCTTCGGAGAGCGCCACTTCGCCGACCTGATCGCCGGCCATATTAAACAACTTAGCAGTAGGCATATTCGCTCTCTCCTTTCCTTACTTTCTTGCAGAAGCCTTCTGCGGGTTACGACCGGAGGCCTTCT from Clostridiales bacterium carries:
- the rplB gene encoding 50S ribosomal protein L2, whose amino-acid sequence is MSIKTYKPTTPSRRHMSVSGFDGVDKHAKPQKELVEVLKKHSGRNSYGRITVRHQGGGNRKKYRVIDFKRDKMDVPATVLRLEYDPNRSAYIALVEYTDGERRYILAPVGLNVGDTVLSSAAADIKPGNALPLANIPVGTVIHNIELYPGKGAQLVRSAGVAAQLMAKENGMATVRLPSGEYRKVRLNCIACIGQVGNVDHANIAVGKAGRKRHMGIRPTVRGSVMNPCDHPHGGGEGKAPVGRPGPVTPWGKPAMGYKTRKKKNATDKFIVKRRNAK
- the rpsS gene encoding 30S ribosomal protein S19, with amino-acid sequence MSRSVKKGPFAAPELLKRVDEMNKAGEKKVIKTWSRSSTIFPSFVGHTIAVHDGRRHVPVYVTEDMVGHKLGEFAPTRTFRGHAGSKTVGK
- the rplD gene encoding 50S ribosomal protein L4, encoding MPTAKLFNMAGDQVGEVALSEAVFGVEPNESVLHDSVKNHLANCRQGTQSALTKGEVSYSTAKPWRQKGTGRARAGYKGSPVWTHGGVAFAPKPRDYSYTLNKKVKRLALKSALSAKAAAGEILVVDGMAVEEIKTAPVKAFLTKIGADGKALLVTEQVDEKLVKSSRNIPGVSSTIATILSPYMILTHRVLVVDKAALQKIEEVYA
- the rplW gene encoding 50S ribosomal protein L23 produces the protein MRTAYDVIIRPIITEQSMEDLDIKKYTFEVAKDAGKIEIKKAIEEIFDVKVIKVTTATIRAKEKRVGANPSGMTATGKKAVVKLSADSKNIEIFEGMV